A part of Aegilops tauschii subsp. strangulata cultivar AL8/78 chromosome 2, Aet v6.0, whole genome shotgun sequence genomic DNA contains:
- the LOC109761516 gene encoding peroxidase 2, producing MGRVPIWIACVLLLAATCQGKGAPGHRVRVGYYNRKCPAAEIIVRSVVGKAVSRNPGLGAGIIRMAFHDCFVQGCDASVLLDPTPANPRPEKLGPPNFPSLRGFEVIDAAKAVLERVCPGVVSCADVIAFAARDSAYFLSGYKIDYKMPAGRFDGSVSLESESLQFLPPPFFNLTQLVDSFKAKNMNEDDLVVLSGAHTIGVSHCSSFTDRLPANPSDMNPGLTRLLQSKCPVSPNFTNDPTVVQDIVTPNRMDNKYYTNLLKRNVLFTSDAALLTSGKTALKVMENAFKPGSWEKKFAKAMVKMAAIELKTAANGEIRRNCRVVNKY from the exons ATGGGTAGGGTTCCGATCTGGATCGCGTGCGTGCTGCTCCTGGCGGCGACATGCCAGGGGAAGGGGGCACCGGGGCACAGGGTGAGGGTtggctactacaaccgcaagtgCCCCGCGGCGGAGATCATCGTCAGGTCCGTCGTCGGCAAGGCCGTCTCCCGGAACCCCGGCCTCGGCGCCGGCATCATCCGCATGGCCTTCCACGACTGCTTCGTCCAG GGCTGTGACGCGTCGGTGCTGCTGGACCCGACGCCGGCGAACCCGCGGCCGGAGAAGCTCGGCCCGCCCAACTTCCCCAGCCTGCGCGGCTTCGAGGTGATCGACGCGGCCAAGGCGGTTCTCGAGAGGGTCTGCCCTGGAGTCGTCTCCTGCGCCGACGTCATCGCCTTCGCCGCACGCGACTCCGCCTACTTCCTCAGCGGCTACAAGATCGACTACAAGATGCCGGCGGGGCGGTTCGACGGGAGCGTGTCGCTCGAGAGCGAGTCGCTGCAGTTCCTCCCCCCGCCCTTCTTCAACCTCACGCAGCTCGTTGACAGCTTCAAGGCCAAGAACATGAACGAGGACGACCTTGTGGTGCTCTCCGGCGCGCACACCATCGGCGTCTCGCACTGCTCCTCCTTCACCGACCGTCTGCCCGCGAACCCCTCCGACATGAACCCAGGCCTCACCAGGCTGCTGCAGAGCAAGTGCCCCGTCAGCCCCAACTTCACCAACGACCCCACAGTGGTGCAGGACATCGTCACCCCCAACCGGATGGACAACAAGTACTACACGAATCTGCTCAAGCGCAACGTGCTCTTCACCTCGGATGCGGCGTTGCTCACGTCGGGGAAGACGGCGCTGAAGGTGATGGAGAACGCTTTCAAACCCGGGAGCTGGGAGAAGAAGTTTGCCAAGGCGATGGTCAAGATGGCTGCCATCGAGCTCAAGACCGCTGCCAACGGCGAGATCAGGAGGAACTGCAGGGTCGTCAACAAGTACTAG